The following proteins come from a genomic window of Kitasatospora sp. NBC_01246:
- the secA gene encoding preprotein translocase subunit SecA gives MSVFDKILRAGEGKILRKLQRIAAQVNSIEEDFVNLTDAELRALTDEYKQRIADGESLDDILPEAFATVREAARRVLGQRHYDVQIMGGAALHFGYVAEMRTGEGKTLVGTLPTYLNALTGKGVHLITVNDYLAERDSEWMGRVHRFLGLEVGVILGNMTPAERKRQYAMDITYGTNNEFGFDYLRDNMAWSKDELVQRGHNFAVVDEVDSILIDEARTPLIISGPADQATKWYADFAKLVQRLKIERDYEVDEKKRTVGVLEEGVTRVEDYLGIDNLYESVNTPLVGFLNNAIKAKELYKRDKDYVVMNGEVMIVDEHTGRILAGRRYNEGMHQAIEAKEGVEVQNENQTLATITLQNFFRLYDKLSGMTGTGTTEAAEFHQIYKLGVVPIPTNRDPLRIDQPDLIYKSEPAKFAAVVEDIAEKHEKGQPVLVGTVSVEKSEYLSQELRKRGIPHEVLNAKHHEREAQIVAQAGRKGAVTVATNMAGRGTDIMLGGNSDHLAAAELAQRGITPVDTPEEYEEAFPAALEKAKASVKAEQDEVKAAGGLYVLGTERHESRRIDNQLRGRSGRQGDPGESRFYLSLGDDLMRLFKAGMVERVLSMANVPEDVPIESKMVTRAIASAQTQVEQQNFEIRKNVLKYDEVLNRQREVIYGERRRVLEGEDLQEQVGHFMDDTVEAYVKAATGEGYEDDWDLDKLWTALKQLYPVTLDLEQLEEDAGGTAGLTPEFLTKVIQEDIQGQYGAREDQLGAEIMRELERRVVLSVLDRRWREHLYEMDYLQEGIGLRAMAQRDPLVEYQREGFDMFTAMMEGIKEESVGYLFNLEVQVEQQVEEVPVEDAEVLLDKLEKDAARPEIKAKGLEAPKPQRLHYTAPSDEVGGGVVEGDFEDLAPEDEGDGLTRAERRKAAKSAKGRRRKS, from the coding sequence GTGTCCGTCTTCGACAAGATCCTGCGCGCCGGCGAAGGCAAGATCCTTCGCAAGCTGCAGCGGATTGCTGCCCAGGTCAACTCCATCGAAGAGGACTTCGTCAACCTCACCGACGCCGAGCTGCGCGCGCTGACCGACGAGTACAAGCAGCGGATCGCGGACGGTGAGTCCCTGGACGACATCCTCCCCGAGGCGTTCGCGACCGTCCGCGAGGCCGCCCGGCGAGTGCTCGGGCAGCGGCACTACGACGTCCAGATCATGGGTGGCGCCGCGCTGCACTTCGGCTACGTCGCCGAGATGCGCACCGGTGAGGGCAAGACCCTGGTCGGCACCCTGCCCACCTACCTCAACGCACTGACCGGCAAGGGCGTCCACCTGATCACGGTCAACGACTACCTCGCCGAGCGCGACTCGGAGTGGATGGGCCGGGTGCACCGCTTCCTCGGCCTCGAAGTCGGCGTGATCCTGGGCAACATGACGCCCGCCGAGCGCAAGCGCCAGTACGCGATGGACATCACGTACGGCACCAACAACGAGTTCGGCTTCGACTACCTGCGCGACAACATGGCCTGGTCGAAGGACGAACTCGTCCAGCGCGGCCACAACTTCGCGGTGGTCGACGAGGTCGACTCGATCCTCATCGACGAGGCCCGTACCCCGCTGATCATCTCCGGCCCGGCGGACCAGGCGACCAAGTGGTACGCCGACTTCGCCAAGCTGGTGCAGCGCCTGAAGATCGAGCGCGACTACGAGGTCGACGAGAAGAAGCGCACCGTCGGCGTGCTGGAGGAGGGTGTCACCCGGGTCGAGGACTACCTCGGCATCGACAACCTCTACGAGTCGGTGAACACCCCGCTGGTCGGCTTCCTGAACAACGCCATCAAGGCCAAGGAGCTGTACAAGCGGGACAAGGACTACGTCGTGATGAACGGCGAGGTCATGATCGTCGACGAGCACACCGGCCGCATCCTGGCCGGGCGCCGCTACAACGAGGGCATGCACCAGGCGATCGAGGCGAAGGAGGGGGTGGAGGTCCAGAACGAGAACCAGACGCTGGCCACCATCACCCTGCAGAACTTCTTCCGCCTGTACGACAAGCTTTCCGGAATGACCGGTACCGGTACCACCGAGGCCGCCGAGTTCCACCAGATCTACAAGCTCGGCGTGGTGCCCATTCCGACCAACCGGGACCCGCTGCGCATCGACCAGCCCGACCTGATCTACAAGTCGGAGCCGGCCAAGTTCGCCGCCGTGGTCGAGGACATCGCCGAGAAGCACGAGAAGGGCCAGCCGGTGCTGGTCGGCACCGTGTCGGTGGAGAAGTCCGAGTACCTGTCGCAGGAGCTCCGCAAGCGCGGCATCCCGCACGAGGTGCTGAACGCCAAGCACCACGAGCGCGAGGCGCAGATCGTCGCGCAGGCGGGCCGCAAGGGCGCCGTGACCGTCGCCACCAACATGGCCGGCCGTGGCACCGACATCATGCTCGGCGGCAACTCCGACCACCTCGCCGCGGCCGAGCTGGCCCAGCGCGGCATCACCCCGGTGGACACCCCGGAGGAGTACGAGGAGGCGTTCCCGGCCGCGCTGGAGAAGGCCAAGGCGTCCGTGAAGGCGGAGCAGGACGAGGTCAAGGCGGCCGGTGGCCTCTACGTCCTCGGCACCGAGCGGCACGAGTCCCGCCGGATCGACAACCAGCTGCGCGGCCGTTCCGGCCGTCAGGGCGACCCGGGCGAGTCCCGCTTCTACCTGTCGCTCGGCGACGACCTGATGCGCCTGTTCAAGGCCGGCATGGTCGAGCGCGTGCTCTCGATGGCCAACGTGCCCGAGGACGTGCCGATCGAGTCCAAGATGGTCACCCGCGCCATCGCCTCGGCACAGACCCAGGTCGAGCAGCAGAACTTCGAGATCCGCAAGAACGTCCTCAAGTACGACGAGGTGCTGAACCGCCAGCGCGAGGTCATCTACGGCGAGCGCCGCCGCGTCCTGGAGGGCGAGGACCTGCAGGAGCAGGTCGGCCACTTCATGGACGACACCGTCGAGGCGTACGTCAAGGCGGCCACCGGCGAGGGCTACGAGGACGACTGGGACCTCGACAAGCTCTGGACGGCGCTGAAGCAGCTCTACCCCGTCACCCTGGACCTGGAGCAGCTGGAGGAGGACGCCGGCGGCACGGCCGGACTCACCCCGGAGTTCCTCACCAAGGTCATCCAGGAGGACATCCAGGGGCAGTACGGCGCCCGCGAGGACCAGCTCGGCGCGGAGATCATGCGCGAGCTGGAGCGCCGGGTCGTCCTCTCGGTGCTGGACCGCCGCTGGCGCGAGCACCTCTACGAGATGGACTACCTCCAGGAGGGCATCGGCCTGCGGGCCATGGCGCAGCGCGACCCGCTGGTCGAGTACCAGCGCGAGGGCTTCGACATGTTCACCGCCATGATGGAGGGCATCAAGGAGGAGTCCGTCGGCTACCTGTTCAACCTGGAGGTCCAGGTCGAGCAGCAGGTCGAGGAGGTGCCGGTCGAGGACGCCGAGGTGCTGCTCGACAAGCTGGAGAAGGACGCCGCCCGTCCGGAGATCAAGGCCAAGGGCCTGGAGGCCCCCAAGCCGCAGCGGCTGCACTACACGGCCCCCTCGGACGAGGTCGGTGGCGGTGTCGTCGAGGGTGACTTCGAGGACCTCGCGCCGGAGGACGAGGGCGACGGGCTGACCCGCGCCGAGCGCCGCAAGGCCGCCAAGTCGGCCAAGGGCCGCCGTCGCAAGAGCTGA
- a CDS encoding GNAT family N-acetyltransferase: protein MAEHPEPTAPDSVPGLLVTERLFLRPPRESDLDAIFEACQDPEIQRWTVVPSPYRREDAEYFVNDLAVNGRRTGENLVWCVVERAGGALVGTQGLVRVPGRPGTAEVGWWATREHRGRGYTVEAARAVAHHAITELGLRRLEWTAYVGNEGSRAVAEKVGFRFEGTLRSYAEQRGEFRDSWVGGLLATDLAD from the coding sequence ATGGCAGAGCACCCCGAGCCCACCGCGCCCGACTCCGTTCCCGGCCTCCTGGTCACCGAGCGGCTGTTCCTGCGACCGCCCCGGGAATCCGACCTGGACGCGATCTTCGAGGCCTGCCAGGACCCGGAGATCCAGCGCTGGACGGTCGTTCCCAGCCCGTACCGCCGCGAGGACGCGGAGTACTTCGTCAACGACCTGGCCGTGAACGGCCGTCGCACCGGCGAGAACCTCGTCTGGTGCGTGGTCGAGCGCGCCGGTGGCGCCCTGGTCGGCACCCAGGGGCTGGTCCGCGTCCCGGGCAGGCCGGGGACCGCCGAGGTCGGCTGGTGGGCCACCCGGGAGCACCGCGGCCGCGGGTACACCGTCGAGGCCGCCCGCGCGGTCGCCCACCACGCGATCACCGAGCTGGGCCTGCGCCGGCTGGAGTGGACGGCGTACGTGGGCAACGAGGGCTCCCGCGCGGTCGCCGAGAAGGTCGGCTTCCGCTTCGAGGGCACCCTGCGCTCGTACGCCGAGCAGCGCGGCGAGTTCCGCGACTCCTGGGTCGGCGGGCTGCTCGCCACCGACCTCGCGGACTGA
- a CDS encoding winged helix-turn-helix domain-containing protein, with translation MTVMTPATTLGADEARRIALRAQGLLGAPDRRGGVRGVLRHLGAVQLDTISVLARSHELVPYARLGAVGRPAVDAAYWASGASFEYWSHAACILPIEEWPLFAFRRRRYRERAHVWGMQVDAATYRSVLAKLRDEGPLTSTELGGAKKTADWWDWSDTKIAVERALAFGDVVCTERRSWKRVYALAEQAIPTELFEAEPTDEECLRTLVAQAGAALGVATRADLLDYHRLKAEQLDAVLADSGLVPVRVAGWGPAGAPAAAWADPAALATAPRGRHRTTLLSPFDSLIWDRSRTERIFGMTHRLEAYTPKHKRVHGYFAMPLLAGGQLVGRVDPARAGGTLVARQVSLDSARHVGALATALREAAAWVGCDSVRVETLHDEALRPALERLLAD, from the coding sequence ATGACCGTCATGACTCCCGCCACGACCCTCGGCGCCGACGAGGCCCGCCGGATCGCCCTGCGCGCACAGGGCCTGCTCGGCGCGCCGGACCGCCGGGGCGGCGTCCGCGGAGTGCTGCGCCACCTCGGCGCCGTCCAGCTCGACACCATCTCGGTGCTGGCCCGCTCGCACGAGCTGGTCCCGTACGCCCGGCTCGGCGCCGTCGGCCGGCCCGCCGTCGACGCGGCCTACTGGGCGTCGGGAGCGAGCTTCGAGTACTGGTCGCACGCGGCCTGCATCCTGCCGATCGAGGAGTGGCCGCTCTTCGCGTTCCGCCGCCGGCGCTACCGCGAGCGCGCCCACGTCTGGGGCATGCAGGTGGACGCCGCCACCTACCGCTCCGTCCTGGCCAAGCTGCGCGACGAGGGGCCGCTCACCTCGACCGAGCTGGGCGGCGCCAAGAAGACGGCCGACTGGTGGGACTGGTCCGACACCAAGATCGCGGTGGAGCGGGCCCTGGCCTTCGGCGACGTGGTCTGCACCGAGCGCCGGAGCTGGAAGCGGGTCTACGCGCTGGCCGAACAGGCCATCCCCACCGAGCTGTTCGAGGCGGAGCCGACCGACGAGGAGTGCCTGCGCACCCTGGTCGCCCAGGCCGGCGCCGCGCTCGGCGTGGCCACCCGGGCCGATCTGCTCGACTACCACCGTCTGAAGGCCGAGCAGCTGGACGCGGTGCTCGCCGACTCCGGCCTGGTCCCGGTGCGGGTCGCGGGCTGGGGCCCGGCCGGCGCCCCCGCCGCGGCCTGGGCCGATCCGGCCGCACTCGCCACCGCCCCGCGCGGCCGGCACCGCACCACGCTGCTCTCGCCGTTCGACTCGCTGATCTGGGACCGCTCGCGCACCGAGCGGATCTTCGGCATGACGCACCGGCTGGAGGCCTACACCCCCAAGCACAAGCGGGTGCACGGCTACTTCGCGATGCCGCTGCTGGCCGGCGGGCAGCTGGTCGGCCGGGTCGATCCGGCCCGGGCGGGCGGCACCCTGGTGGCCCGTCAGGTCTCGCTGGACTCCGCGCGGCACGTCGGGGCGCTGGCGACCGCGCTGCGCGAGGCGGCCGCGTGGGTGGGCTGCGACAGCGTCCGGGTGGAGACGCTGCACGACGAGGCGTTGCGCCCGGCGCTGGAGAGGCTGCTCGCCGACTGA
- a CDS encoding response regulator transcription factor codes for MGDHFGLGPGAGPVGGVARGSGEDLDYAPRRREPIRVLVVDDHALFRRGLEIVLAEEEDITVVGEAGDGAEAVLKAADLLPDIILMDVRMPRRSGIEACTAIKDVAPSTKIIMLTISDEEADLYEAIKAGATGYLLKEISTDEVATAIRAVADGQSQISPSMASKLLTEFKSMIQRRSDDRDLVPAPRLTDRELEVLKLVATGMNNREIAKELFISENTVKNHVRNILEKLQLHSRMEAVVYAMREKILEIG; via the coding sequence ATGGGGGATCACTTCGGGCTGGGGCCCGGTGCGGGGCCGGTCGGGGGGGTGGCGCGAGGGTCGGGGGAGGACCTCGACTACGCCCCGCGCCGGAGGGAGCCGATCCGCGTCCTGGTGGTGGACGACCACGCGCTGTTCCGCCGCGGCCTGGAGATCGTGCTCGCCGAGGAGGAGGACATCACCGTCGTCGGTGAGGCGGGGGACGGCGCGGAGGCCGTGCTCAAGGCCGCCGACCTGCTGCCCGACATCATTCTGATGGATGTTCGGATGCCCCGTCGCAGCGGGATCGAGGCCTGCACCGCGATCAAGGACGTGGCCCCCAGCACCAAGATCATCATGCTGACGATAAGCGACGAGGAAGCCGACCTCTACGAGGCGATCAAGGCGGGTGCCACCGGGTACCTGCTCAAGGAGATCTCCACCGACGAGGTGGCCACCGCGATCCGGGCGGTCGCCGACGGCCAGTCGCAGATCAGCCCGTCGATGGCCTCCAAGCTGCTCACCGAGTTCAAGTCGATGATCCAGCGCCGCTCCGACGACCGGGACCTCGTGCCCGCACCCCGGTTGACCGACCGGGAGTTGGAAGTGCTGAAGCTGGTGGCGACCGGGATGAACAACCGGGAGATCGCCAAGGAGCTGTTCATCAGCGAGAACACCGTGAAGAACCACGTGCGCAACATCCTGGAGAAGCTCCAGCTGCACTCCCGGATGGAGGCCGTGGTCTACGCGATGCGGGAGAAGATCCTCGAAATAGGGTGA